DNA from Diaphorobacter limosus:
TTCCATCAAGCGTCCAACACTGCACTCGCCTGCTTCGCCTGAAGCCGCCCGGCGCCCTGTTGGCCGCGCGCGACAGGGCTGGAGTGACCCGGCTGATAGCATGACAAGTTGTCAAAAATGTAGCCAACCTCTTCGATGGACACGGATAAGAAGCACTGTCTCGCGGCCGCGCTGGCGCTCTGCGGCCTGGCCTGCCCGCCGCTGTGGGCGCAGGGCCAGCTGGAATCGGACGCCCAGCGCCTGATGGGCCTGTCGCTACAGGATTTGATAGCAACCCCGGTCGTCACGGCCTCGCGCCAGATCGAGACGCGCGATCAGACGCCGGCGCAGATCCTGGTCATCACGCGCGAGCAGATCCGCGAGCGGCGCTACCGCAGCCTGGCCGACCTGATGCGCGATCTGCCCGGCGTGGACTGGCAAGGCGGCACCAAGTCCTCGCAGTTCAACCAGTTTGCCGTGCAGGGCTATGTGGGGCCGAACAAGCTCCTGATCCTGATGGACGGGGTGCGCATAGGCGCGCCCGCGGGCGGCAATTTTCCCGTGGCGGACAACCTGGCGCTGTACATGGCCAGGCAGGTCGAGGTGCTCTACGGCCCCGCCGCCGCGCTGTATGGCGCCGACGCCGTGGCCGGGGTGATCAACATCATCACCGAGGCCGGCCAGGGCCCCAGGGGCTCCTGGGCATCGGTGGGGGCGGGGCGTTTCGGCGGCGAGGAGGGCGCCTTCATGACCGGCCTGGATACCGCGCAGGGCCTGCAGCTGTCACTGGGCGGGCACTGGCAGCGTGCCGAGCGCGCGCCCCTGGCACGCTACTACCCGCGCGAGTTTGCCAAGGTGCCGGCCGTTGGCAACGGCCAGACCATCATCCCCGTCGACCAGCGCGAGCCCTATGTGGGCCCAACCGCCAGCCACAGCCTGTATGTGCGCGCCGACTGGGACGAGCGCTTCACCGTGGGCTTCTTTCGCCACAGCTTCACCCACCTGACCAGCACCGGCGACCCGCCGGCGATGGCGCGCTACCAGCAAAGCTCCGAGTGGCAGCCCACCTCGGACACCTTCCATGGCCGCTGGCGCTTTCAGCCGGCGCCCGATGTGCAGGCGCAGCTGCTGGTGGAGCATTCGCGCATGGAGCTCGACCCCAAGGCGCGCTACAACAACACCTTCAGCAATTACCAGGATAGCTTTTCCTACGAGCTGGGCAAACGCACGGGCCTGGAGCAAAGCCTGAACTGGCGCATCAGCGAGCGCCAGCAGCTGCAGGCCGGCCTGGGCTGGCACCAATACCATGCAGAGGCGGCCTCGTCCCTGGCCGCGCCCTACAGGCCCGGCCTGGCCGCCCAAGGCCAGGGCCAGCTCTACCCCAACACCCCACTGCCCAGGCAGATACACGACGACAACTTCCGCAACCTCTCGGCCTATGCGCAGCTGCAGTCGCAGTGGAGCGGGGCCTTCAGCACCAGCGCCGGCCTGCGCCTGGATCGCCACAGCCATTACGGCAGCAGCCTCAACCCGCGCCTGGGCGCCGTCTACAAGCCGCGCGAGCAGCATGTCTTCAAGCTCCAGTACGGCGAGGCATTCCGCGCCCCGTCGCCCGAGGAAACGCTGAGCGCCTACGGCACCTTCAGCGGCGCACAGGACGCGCAGGGCAACTACATCGGCAGCAACTTCCGCATTCCCAACTTCAACCTGCAGCCGGAGAAAGCGCGCACGCTGAGCGCCGCCTGGGACTGGCGCCCCACGCCCAGCCTGAACCTGGTCACGCACCTCTACCACAGCCGCATCAGCCGCCTGGTGGTCACGCAGCCCTCGGGCAACGTGGGGGCCATCCCGGGCGCGGTGCTGATCAATCCCGAGACCAAGGGCAATGCCGGGCGCCAGCAGCAGTCGGGACTGGACCTGTCGGCGCAGTGGCGCTTTCGCCTGGGTGGCGACTGGACCGGCGACCTGTGGGGCAGCGCCAGCTGGATCCATGGCCGCATCGATGAGGGCAATGGCGTGGACTGGGCCATCCCCTATGTGGCCAGCCACAAGCTCAAGCTGGGCACCACGCTGCGCTGGCGCAACCAGGTCAGCATCACGCCCCAGCTCTACTGGACGGGCAACGTGACCAATGGCCGCAAGCAGGGCCCGACCGACCCGCTGCTGCCCCAGGGCGCCTGCCAGGGGGCCATGACCGCCCCCAGCCGCTGCAGCACGCCTGGCTATGCGCTGGTGGATCTGCACCTGGGCTGGCACCAGCTGCTGGACGGCCGCGCCACGCTGTGGCTGGATGTGTACAACCTGCTGGACAGGCGCCACTACGCCGCGGCGGGCTCGGGCTCGCGCACCTTCTGGGACATGCCGCAGCAGCCGCGCACCTGGATGCTGACGCTGGACTGGCGGTACTGAGCGTGCCTACATACCGTTTTCGGCCGCAAGCGCCGGCCATGGCAGCCACGGCGCGCAAGATCGGTTTTTGGTTAAAAGGGCCTGACAAGGCGCATGTCTCAGACTGGGCCGCGAGCCCTCACCCCCACCCTCTCCCAGAGGGAGAGGGAGTAAAGCCGGCGCAACCGGTCGCCCTCGCCCCTTTGGGGAGAGGGAGGGGTGAGGGGCATCAGCGGCATGTACATAGTCAGGTAAAAATGGCCTCCAGCGCTTATACATCAAGCGTTAGCAGCTATCAAAAAGTGATTGTCCAGCTGCTGGTGGCGCTGATGCCGCTGGCCTTGCTCGCCGGTGGCGCGCGGGCGCAGCAGGAGCCGATCTCGGAATACGCGGTCAAGGCGGCGCTGCTGGTCAAACTGCCGCGCTTCGTCTACCTGCCACGCCTGGAGGGCGGCACCCGCATCAGCCTGTGCGTGCTGGGGCGCGACCCCTTTGGCGGGGCACTGACCAGGCTGGCGCAAACGCCCATGGACGGGCGCAGCGTGCAGGTCAGCCAGGCCGACGACGCCAGCCAGGTGCTGGACTGCGACTTCGTCTTCGTGGCGCGCAGCGAGGCCGATCACCTGCGCAGCACCTTGCGGCAGCTCGGCCGGGCCCAGGTGGTGACGGTGTCGGACATCGACGGCTTTGCACGCGCCGGCGGCATGGTGGAGCTGGCCGTGAACCCCGAGGGCGGCAACCTGTTGAACATCCTCATCAACCGCAAGGCGGCGCAGGCGCAGAACATCCAGTTCAATGCGCAGCTGCTGCGCCTGGCCCGGGTCGTCGAACCATGAACGCCCTGCTGCAACGCCTGCGCCCGCGCAGCATCAGAAGCCGGCTGCTGTGGTGGTTCACCGGCGCCATCGTGCTGGCCCTGTGCCTGGTCTACCTGCTGGCGCTGCTGCAGCAGCAGCGCCTGATCCGCAGCGAATGGAGCGCCGGCCTGCGCGCCCAGGCGCTCTTGATTGCCACCAACAGCCAGGCGGCGGTGGATTTCCAGGACCGCCAGGAGGCCGCGCGCCTGCTGCAGGCCGTGCAGTCCAGCCCCTCGGTGCTGCGCGCGCGCCTGCTGCTGGCCGGCCGCAGGGAGCCCTTTGCCGAGTTTGCGCGCCAGGGCAGCGCCGTGGCCGCCACGCCCAGCCCGCCGCTGGACACGCAGGACGGCCAGGACATGCATTTCGGCAACAACCAGGTCGTTGCCTGGGCGGCCGTCCCGGGCAGCGCCGGCAAGGCGCATGTCGAACTGGTGGCCAGCACGCAGGACATGCAGCAGGTGCTGTGGCGCACGGCACTGGAGACCGGCGGCGCGCTGCTGGCCCTGCTGCTGCTCCTGCTGTGGCTCTCGGGCCGCGCCGCCAGGCGCCTGGCGGTGCCGCTGCAGAACCTGAACCAGCTCATGGCGCGTGCGGCCGACAACCCCGGCCTGGGTGAGCGCGTGGCCAGCCATGGCGAGGACGAGTTGGCGCAGCTGGGCCGCAGCCTGAACCAGATGATCGACAAGCTGCAGGCACGCGACCAGGAGCTGGCGCGCTACCGCCAGAACCTGGAGCAGCTGGTGGATCAGCGCACCCACGCCCTGATCGCCGCCACCGAACAGGCCCAGCAGGCCAGCCGCGCCAAGTCGGACTTCCTGGCGCGCATGAGCCACGAGATCCGCACCCCGATGAACGCCATCGTCGGCCTGGGCCAGCTGCTGCTGAAGACCGGCCTGAACGCGCACCAGCGCGACTACCAGCAGAAAGTGCTGGCCGCCTCCGACATGCTGCTGGCCCTGATCAACGACATCCTGGACTACTCGCGCATCGAGGCCGGCCGGCTGCAGATCGAGGCCATTGACTTCGACCTGGAGCAGGTGCTGCAAGGCGTCTCTGACCAGCTGGCGCTGCGCGCCCAGCAAAAGGGGCTGGCGCTGCGGTTTGTCACCGGCGCCGGCGTACCACGGCGGCTGCGCGGCGACCCGCTGCGCCTGTCCCAGGTGCTGGTCAACCTGTGCAACAACGCCGTGAAGTTCACCGAATCTGGCGAGGTCGTGGTGCAGACCGAACTGCGCGAGCAGCAGGGCGACCGGGCGGTGCTGGAGTTCTGCGTGCGCGACACCGGCATGGGCATCCCCGCGGATCGCCTGGCGCAGCTGTTCACGCCCTTCACCCAGGTGGACGGCTCCATCACCCGCCGCTTTGGCGGCAGCGGCCTGGGCCTGGCCATTTGCCACCAGCTGGTGGAGCTGATGGGCGGCACGATTGCCGTGCAGAGCCAGGAGGGCGCCGGCAGCCAGTTCTCCTTCACCCTGCCCCTGGCACCGGCGGCGCCAGAGCCCGCGCGCTCTGCCAGCCATGGCGACGCCGTGGCACAGGGCGACCACAGCCTGCTGCGCGGCCGTCGCGTGCTGCTGGTGGACGACGTGGAGCTCAACCGCACCGTGGCCCTGGCCTTCCTGGCCGAGGCCGGCGTGCTGGTGGATGTGGCCGTTCATGGCCGCGAGGCCGTGGACAAGGTGCTGGCCCAGCCCTACGACCTGGTGCTGATGGATATCCAGATGCCGGAGATGGACGGCCTCACTGCCACGCGCGCGATCCGCCAGCAGGCGCACCTGCAGGGCCTGCCCATCATCGCCATGAC
Protein-coding regions in this window:
- a CDS encoding TonB-dependent receptor — its product is MDTDKKHCLAAALALCGLACPPLWAQGQLESDAQRLMGLSLQDLIATPVVTASRQIETRDQTPAQILVITREQIRERRYRSLADLMRDLPGVDWQGGTKSSQFNQFAVQGYVGPNKLLILMDGVRIGAPAGGNFPVADNLALYMARQVEVLYGPAAALYGADAVAGVINIITEAGQGPRGSWASVGAGRFGGEEGAFMTGLDTAQGLQLSLGGHWQRAERAPLARYYPREFAKVPAVGNGQTIIPVDQREPYVGPTASHSLYVRADWDERFTVGFFRHSFTHLTSTGDPPAMARYQQSSEWQPTSDTFHGRWRFQPAPDVQAQLLVEHSRMELDPKARYNNTFSNYQDSFSYELGKRTGLEQSLNWRISERQQLQAGLGWHQYHAEAASSLAAPYRPGLAAQGQGQLYPNTPLPRQIHDDNFRNLSAYAQLQSQWSGAFSTSAGLRLDRHSHYGSSLNPRLGAVYKPREQHVFKLQYGEAFRAPSPEETLSAYGTFSGAQDAQGNYIGSNFRIPNFNLQPEKARTLSAAWDWRPTPSLNLVTHLYHSRISRLVVTQPSGNVGAIPGAVLINPETKGNAGRQQQSGLDLSAQWRFRLGGDWTGDLWGSASWIHGRIDEGNGVDWAIPYVASHKLKLGTTLRWRNQVSITPQLYWTGNVTNGRKQGPTDPLLPQGACQGAMTAPSRCSTPGYALVDLHLGWHQLLDGRATLWLDVYNLLDRRHYAAAGSGSRTFWDMPQQPRTWMLTLDWRY
- a CDS encoding YfiR family protein; the encoded protein is MIVQLLVALMPLALLAGGARAQQEPISEYAVKAALLVKLPRFVYLPRLEGGTRISLCVLGRDPFGGALTRLAQTPMDGRSVQVSQADDASQVLDCDFVFVARSEADHLRSTLRQLGRAQVVTVSDIDGFARAGGMVELAVNPEGGNLLNILINRKAAQAQNIQFNAQLLRLARVVEP
- a CDS encoding ATP-binding protein, whose protein sequence is MNALLQRLRPRSIRSRLLWWFTGAIVLALCLVYLLALLQQQRLIRSEWSAGLRAQALLIATNSQAAVDFQDRQEAARLLQAVQSSPSVLRARLLLAGRREPFAEFARQGSAVAATPSPPLDTQDGQDMHFGNNQVVAWAAVPGSAGKAHVELVASTQDMQQVLWRTALETGGALLALLLLLLWLSGRAARRLAVPLQNLNQLMARAADNPGLGERVASHGEDELAQLGRSLNQMIDKLQARDQELARYRQNLEQLVDQRTHALIAATEQAQQASRAKSDFLARMSHEIRTPMNAIVGLGQLLLKTGLNAHQRDYQQKVLAASDMLLALINDILDYSRIEAGRLQIEAIDFDLEQVLQGVSDQLALRAQQKGLALRFVTGAGVPRRLRGDPLRLSQVLVNLCNNAVKFTESGEVVVQTELREQQGDRAVLEFCVRDTGMGIPADRLAQLFTPFTQVDGSITRRFGGSGLGLAICHQLVELMGGTIAVQSQEGAGSQFSFTLPLAPAAPEPARSASHGDAVAQGDHSLLRGRRVLLVDDVELNRTVALAFLAEAGVLVDVAVHGREAVDKVLAQPYDLVLMDIQMPEMDGLTATRAIRQQAHLQGLPIIAMTAHAMAGDRERSLQAGMQDHLTKPIHPDALYAALRRWMAPRSSQGAGHTGAEPAPAAESAAQIPALEGVDTARGLAQALGRPGLYLRVLAQFVQDFGASAQAMQDAQAAHDWPLARRLAHSLKSGSATIGATALAQQARQLEDGFAQERPAEAMLLAGVGTELARICSLLAPLVAQAQPTGQPIAQAPTTPLQPLLAELRNLLENDDAAALRLLQQLQSQAAAHPPLARTLPALRALVEDIEYQDALAQLRSLCAELEQNPA